One window of Dechloromonas sp. ZY10 genomic DNA carries:
- the hemC gene encoding hydroxymethylbilane synthase yields MSALNKIVIASRESRLAMWQAVHVQGRLAELNPGAEVVILGMTTKGDQILDRPLAEIGGKGLFIKELEVAMQEGRAHLAVHSMKDVPMTMPEGFALEAISARENPRDAFVSNNYNGLDELPAGAVVGTSSLRREAILRAKYPQLVIKSLRGNLDTRLKKLDAGEYDAIILAAAGLIRLGLKDRIKTILTPEQSLPAPGQGALGIEIVAGDAAMAAVVAPLNDPETAHCVRAERAFSRALGGSCQVPLGGYAIIDNGQLWLRGFVATPDGQEMLAGEVRGNPADDEALGLQLAADLRARGVEAILQKLGLCR; encoded by the coding sequence ATGTCCGCTCTCAACAAAATCGTCATCGCCTCTCGTGAATCCCGCCTCGCCATGTGGCAGGCCGTGCATGTTCAGGGCCGCCTGGCCGAACTCAATCCGGGGGCGGAGGTCGTTATTCTAGGCATGACGACCAAGGGTGACCAGATTCTTGACCGCCCGCTCGCCGAAATCGGTGGCAAGGGCCTGTTCATCAAGGAGCTGGAAGTGGCGATGCAGGAAGGCCGCGCCCACCTCGCGGTACATTCGATGAAGGATGTGCCGATGACCATGCCCGAGGGCTTTGCGCTGGAAGCCATCTCGGCCCGCGAAAATCCGCGCGATGCCTTCGTTTCCAACAACTACAACGGTCTCGACGAATTGCCCGCCGGGGCTGTGGTCGGCACCTCCAGCCTGCGCCGCGAAGCGATCTTGCGCGCCAAGTACCCGCAGCTGGTGATCAAGAGCCTGCGCGGCAACCTCGATACCCGGCTGAAGAAGCTCGATGCCGGCGAATACGATGCGATCATCCTCGCCGCTGCCGGCCTGATCCGCCTTGGCCTCAAGGACCGGATCAAGACCATCCTGACCCCGGAGCAATCGCTGCCGGCTCCCGGCCAGGGGGCGCTGGGGATCGAGATCGTCGCCGGCGATGCGGCCATGGCCGCTGTGGTCGCGCCGCTCAACGATCCCGAAACCGCGCATTGCGTGCGCGCCGAACGCGCCTTCTCGCGCGCACTGGGCGGCTCCTGCCAGGTACCGCTGGGCGGCTACGCGATCATCGATAACGGCCAGCTGTGGCTGCGCGGCTTTGTTGCCACCCCGGACGGCCAGGAAATGCTCGCCGGCGAAGTGCGCGGTAACCCGGCCGACGACGAAGCGCTCGGCCTGCAACTGGCCGCCGACCTCCGCGCGCGCGGCGTTGAGGCCATTCTGCAAAAACTCGGCCTCTGCCGCTGA
- the purH gene encoding bifunctional phosphoribosylaminoimidazolecarboxamide formyltransferase/IMP cyclohydrolase, translated as MSIKQALISVSDKTGVLEFAQGLAAQGVKLLSTGGTAKMLRDAGLTVTEIGDYTGFPEMLDGRVKTLHPKVHGGILARRDLAEHMATIDAHGIPTIDLVCVNLYPFAATIAKAGVTLEDAIENIDIGGPAMVRSSAKNYNGVAIVTDPEDYAPLLAEMQANGGALQLATRFNLAKKAFTHTARYDSMIANWLTGLEDGAEAKPADAAPTPSIFPAKLQLAFDRSEILRYGENSHQQAAFYRDTVALPGSIAAYTQLQGKELSYNNIADSDAAWECVKSFDVPACVIVKHANPCGVAIDGKLLGAYEKAFQTDSTSAFGGIIAFNGEVGMDVVEAMNARKHFVEVLIAPSFTAEAQAALAAKANLRVLVVPLGNDLNKLELKRVGGGLLVQTADDFTAQASGLKVVTKVQPTAQQIEDLLFAERVAKFVKSNAIVFCGGGMTLGVGAGQMSRVDSTKIACIKAQNAGLGLKGSVVASDAFFPFRDGVDVLAEAGAVAVIQPGGSMRDEEVIAAADEHGIAMVFTGTRHFRH; from the coding sequence ATGTCCATCAAACAAGCGCTGATTTCCGTCTCCGACAAGACGGGCGTTCTCGAATTCGCCCAAGGCCTCGCCGCCCAGGGCGTCAAGCTGCTGTCCACCGGCGGCACCGCCAAAATGTTGCGCGACGCCGGGTTGACCGTGACTGAAATCGGCGACTACACCGGTTTCCCGGAAATGCTCGACGGCCGCGTCAAGACCCTGCACCCGAAGGTGCATGGCGGCATCCTCGCCCGTCGCGACCTGGCCGAGCACATGGCCACCATCGACGCCCACGGCATCCCGACCATCGACCTGGTCTGCGTGAACCTCTACCCGTTCGCCGCCACCATCGCCAAGGCGGGCGTCACGCTGGAAGACGCCATCGAGAACATCGACATCGGCGGCCCGGCCATGGTCCGCTCCTCGGCCAAGAACTACAACGGCGTGGCCATCGTCACCGATCCCGAAGACTACGCCCCGCTGCTCGCCGAAATGCAGGCAAATGGTGGCGCGCTGCAACTGGCGACCCGCTTCAACCTGGCCAAGAAGGCCTTCACCCACACCGCCCGCTACGACAGCATGATCGCCAACTGGCTGACCGGCCTGGAAGACGGTGCCGAAGCCAAGCCGGCCGACGCGGCCCCGACCCCGTCGATCTTCCCGGCCAAGCTGCAACTGGCTTTCGATCGCAGCGAAATCCTGCGCTACGGCGAAAACTCCCACCAGCAAGCTGCCTTCTACCGCGACACCGTGGCACTGCCGGGCAGCATCGCCGCCTACACCCAGCTGCAGGGCAAGGAACTGTCCTACAACAACATCGCCGACTCCGATGCCGCCTGGGAATGCGTCAAGAGCTTCGACGTGCCGGCCTGCGTCATCGTCAAGCACGCCAACCCGTGCGGCGTCGCCATCGACGGCAAGCTGCTCGGCGCCTACGAAAAGGCTTTCCAGACCGACTCCACCTCCGCCTTCGGCGGCATCATCGCCTTCAACGGCGAAGTCGGCATGGACGTTGTCGAGGCCATGAACGCCCGCAAGCACTTCGTCGAAGTGCTGATCGCCCCGTCCTTCACCGCTGAAGCCCAGGCCGCCTTGGCCGCCAAGGCCAACCTGCGCGTGCTGGTCGTGCCGCTGGGCAATGACCTCAACAAGCTGGAATTGAAGCGCGTTGGCGGCGGCCTGCTGGTGCAAACCGCTGATGACTTCACCGCCCAGGCTTCCGGCCTGAAGGTCGTGACCAAGGTGCAGCCGACCGCCCAGCAGATCGAAGACCTGCTCTTCGCCGAGCGCGTCGCCAAGTTCGTCAAGTCCAACGCCATCGTCTTCTGCGGCGGCGGCATGACCCTGGGCGTCGGCGCCGGCCAGATGAGCCGTGTCGATTCGACCAAGATCGCCTGCATCAAGGCCCAGAACGCCGGGCTCGGCCTCAAGGGCTCGGTCGTGGCATCGGATGCCTTCTTCCCGTTCCGCGACGGCGTCGATGTGCTGGCCGAAGCCGGTGCCGTCGCCGTCATCCAGCCGGGTGGCTCAATGCGCGACGAGGAAGTGATCGCGGCCGCCGACGAGCATGGCATCGCCATGGTGTTTACCGGCACCCGCCACTTCCGCCACTGA
- a CDS encoding adenine phosphoribosyltransferase: protein MNKAPLPDTGYLKARIRTVPDWPQAGVQFRDITPVLQDPRAFRVLVDAFVLRYMEERIDVVAGIDARGFILGAVVAHQLNKGFVPVRKKGKLPFTTVCEEYELEYGNATVEIHTDAIHPGQRVLLLDDLIATGGTMMAGARLIQRLGGEIVEAAAIVDLPELGGSALLKTAGLPVFTVCEFEGH from the coding sequence GTGAATAAGGCCCCCTTGCCCGATACCGGCTACCTGAAAGCCCGCATCCGTACCGTTCCGGACTGGCCGCAAGCCGGCGTCCAGTTCCGCGACATCACCCCGGTCCTGCAAGACCCACGCGCCTTCCGCGTGCTGGTGGACGCCTTCGTCCTGCGCTACATGGAAGAACGCATCGATGTCGTCGCGGGCATCGATGCCCGCGGCTTCATCCTCGGTGCCGTCGTCGCCCACCAGCTGAACAAGGGCTTCGTGCCGGTGCGCAAGAAAGGCAAACTGCCGTTCACCACGGTCTGCGAGGAATATGAGCTCGAATACGGCAATGCCACCGTCGAAATCCATACCGACGCAATCCACCCCGGCCAGCGCGTGCTGCTGCTTGACGACCTGATCGCCACCGGCGGTACGATGATGGCTGGCGCCCGGTTGATCCAGCGCCTCGGCGGCGAAATCGTCGAAGCCGCTGCCATCGTCGACCTGCCCGAACTCGGCGGCTCGGCCCTGCTCAAGACAGCGGGGTTGCCCGTCTTCACCGTTTGCGAATTTGAAGGACATTGA
- a CDS encoding diguanylate cyclase domain-containing protein: MKPFPASSLKARISGLVGLLFLLTIIIITLLVTEQLRDEIRAQLSQQQLATATHLAKDIDGKLRLRLESLQRVASSLPVELLSQPAQLQGWIDERRTIHPLFPNGLLVIPADGGTALADSIKLSSRPRSFADRDWFAEVRTSRRPVISRPLYTRASGEAALVIAIPMLTRHGEIRAVVAGIIPLTAPGFLNALIGASPAKDARYQLLSAKHGLWVMSSDQKDSVTALPRDGSDPAVDLAVAGQRGSRLVRLESGEQELVALVDIPQSGWSLLARQPASTALAAVDNMRQNALLLALLLSLPLLVGLLIGLDRLLRPLGVLATALQEMASGQRPLQAIALGTGDEVARVADSFNQLQQKLLAQERRLADIAHHDPLTGLPNRLAIRDRMNLEIRRCRRQNTGLALLFLDLDGFKAVNDQYGHQLGDLLLFEVGQRLRQCIRDCDLLARLGGDEFLILLSDTANPLDAAQRAAQRCIDGLAPTFPIQGENLQIGVSIGIACIEPGSEPSDLLADTLIARADRAMYCAKGTGRNRYTIHNDNISPT; the protein is encoded by the coding sequence ATGAAGCCGTTTCCGGCAAGCAGCCTGAAGGCCCGGATCAGCGGGCTGGTCGGGCTGCTTTTTTTATTGACCATCATCATCATCACCCTGCTGGTCACCGAACAGCTGCGCGATGAAATTCGTGCCCAGCTATCGCAGCAGCAACTGGCCACCGCAACCCATCTGGCCAAGGACATTGACGGCAAACTGCGCCTGCGCCTGGAAAGCCTGCAACGCGTTGCCAGCAGCCTGCCGGTGGAGCTGCTGAGCCAGCCGGCACAACTCCAGGGCTGGATCGATGAGCGGCGCACCATCCATCCGCTGTTTCCCAACGGCCTGCTGGTGATCCCTGCCGATGGCGGAACCGCCCTGGCCGACTCGATCAAGCTGTCCAGCCGGCCGCGCAGCTTTGCCGACCGGGACTGGTTCGCCGAGGTCCGTACCAGCCGCCGCCCGGTCATCAGTCGCCCCCTGTACACCCGGGCCAGCGGCGAAGCCGCTCTGGTCATCGCGATTCCCATGTTGACCCGGCACGGCGAAATCCGCGCCGTAGTTGCCGGCATCATCCCGCTGACCGCCCCCGGTTTTCTCAACGCGCTGATTGGCGCCAGTCCGGCCAAGGATGCCCGTTATCAATTGCTCTCGGCCAAGCATGGGCTCTGGGTGATGAGTTCCGACCAGAAGGACAGCGTGACCGCCCTGCCGCGCGATGGCAGCGACCCGGCCGTTGATCTTGCCGTTGCCGGCCAGCGCGGCAGCCGGCTCGTCCGCCTGGAATCGGGAGAGCAGGAACTGGTCGCGCTGGTCGATATCCCGCAAAGCGGCTGGTCGTTGCTGGCTCGACAGCCTGCCAGTACCGCCCTGGCCGCCGTAGACAACATGCGCCAGAATGCCCTCCTGCTGGCCCTGCTGCTCAGCCTGCCTCTGCTGGTGGGACTGCTGATCGGACTTGACCGTTTGCTCCGTCCGCTGGGCGTACTGGCTACCGCCTTGCAGGAGATGGCCAGCGGCCAGCGACCGCTGCAAGCCATCGCGCTCGGAACGGGCGACGAAGTGGCGCGGGTAGCCGACAGCTTCAACCAGCTGCAGCAAAAACTGCTGGCTCAGGAAAGGCGCCTGGCCGACATCGCACATCACGACCCGCTGACCGGATTGCCCAACCGGCTCGCAATCCGTGACCGCATGAACCTGGAAATCCGCCGCTGCCGGCGCCAGAATACCGGCCTGGCCCTGCTTTTCCTCGATCTCGACGGTTTCAAGGCGGTCAACGACCAATACGGGCATCAACTCGGCGACCTGCTGCTGTTCGAGGTCGGACAGCGGCTGCGTCAATGCATTCGTGACTGCGACCTGCTCGCCCGCCTCGGCGGCGATGAATTCCTGATCCTGCTCAGTGATACCGCGAATCCGCTCGATGCAGCCCAGCGTGCAGCCCAGCGGTGCATCGACGGGCTTGCCCCGACTTTCCCGATCCAGGGTGAAAACCTGCAGATCGGTGTCTCGATCGGCATTGCCTGCATCGAGCCCGGCAGCGAACCCAGCGATCTGCTCGCCGACACCCTGATCGCCCGCGCCGACCGGGCGATGTACTGCGCCAAGGGTACCGGCCGCAACCGCTATACCATCCATAACGACAACATCTCCCCGACATGA
- a CDS encoding Fis family transcriptional regulator: protein MSQQDISACVQGALEQYFRDLDGEKPCAIYEMVLKSIERPMLEIVLEKAGNNQTLAAEMLGINRNTLRKKLTEHQLL, encoded by the coding sequence ATGAGCCAACAAGACATTTCTGCCTGCGTCCAGGGGGCGCTGGAACAGTATTTCCGCGACCTGGACGGCGAAAAGCCGTGCGCGATCTACGAAATGGTGCTCAAGAGCATCGAACGGCCGATGCTCGAAATCGTGCTCGAAAAGGCCGGCAACAACCAGACGCTGGCCGCCGAGATGCTCGGCATCAACCGCAACACCCTGCGCAAGAAGCTGACCGAACACCAACTGCTGTAG
- the dusB gene encoding tRNA dihydrouridine synthase DusB, which produces MEFAGFQLRNNLFVAPMAGVTDRPFRQLCKKLGAGLAVSEMVTSNSLLYGSAKTLRRANHEGEVEPISVQIAGADPKMMAEAAKHNVDNGAQIIDINMGCPAKKVCNVMAGSALMQNEQLVGEILDAVVAAVPDTPVTLKFRTGWNLANRNAPNIARIAENAGIRAVAIHGRTRCQQYTGEAEYETIAYVKTLVNIPVIANGDITTPEKAKLVLEKTGADGLMIGRAAQGRPWLFREIEHYLKTGEKLPPAPVGEIHAILLAHLEDLYAFYGLETGVKVARKHISWYTKGLIGSAAFRKIMNTLPTVELQRGAVDDFFLRYAEEHEHLQYEEHKQNPEEGLAA; this is translated from the coding sequence ATGGAATTTGCCGGTTTTCAGCTCCGCAACAATCTTTTCGTCGCTCCGATGGCTGGAGTGACCGACCGCCCTTTCCGGCAACTCTGCAAAAAGCTCGGCGCGGGCCTCGCCGTGTCCGAAATGGTGACCTCCAATTCGCTGCTCTACGGCAGCGCCAAAACCTTGCGCCGCGCCAACCACGAAGGCGAAGTCGAGCCGATCTCGGTGCAGATCGCGGGTGCTGACCCGAAGATGATGGCCGAAGCGGCGAAACACAATGTCGACAACGGCGCCCAGATCATCGACATCAACATGGGCTGCCCGGCCAAGAAGGTCTGCAATGTGATGGCCGGCTCGGCGCTGATGCAGAACGAACAGCTGGTCGGCGAAATCCTCGATGCCGTGGTCGCCGCCGTGCCCGACACCCCGGTAACGCTGAAATTCCGCACCGGGTGGAATCTGGCCAACCGCAACGCTCCGAACATCGCCCGCATCGCCGAAAATGCCGGCATCCGCGCCGTCGCCATTCATGGCCGCACGCGCTGCCAGCAATACACCGGCGAAGCCGAGTACGAGACCATCGCCTACGTCAAGACGCTGGTGAATATTCCGGTGATCGCCAACGGCGACATCACCACGCCGGAGAAGGCCAAACTGGTGCTCGAAAAAACCGGCGCCGACGGCCTGATGATCGGCCGCGCTGCGCAGGGCCGGCCGTGGCTGTTCCGCGAGATCGAGCACTACCTGAAAACCGGCGAGAAGCTGCCGCCGGCGCCAGTCGGCGAAATCCACGCCATCCTGCTTGCTCATCTCGAAGACCTCTACGCCTTTTACGGGCTGGAAACCGGGGTCAAGGTCGCACGCAAGCACATCAGCTGGTACACCAAGGGCCTGATCGGCTCGGCGGCCTTCCGCAAAATCATGAACACACTGCCGACGGTCGAGCTGCAACGCGGCGCGGTCGACGATTTCTTCCTGCGCTACGCGGAAGAGCACGAGCACCTGCAGTACGAAGAACACAAACAAAATCCAGAGGAGGGGTTGGCAGCATGA
- a CDS encoding methyltransferase domain-containing protein, translating into MDQPTANQTADGKTPDQRPEHPDFWCKRFGAGTTPWDAGKVPDDFAAFVAAETTPLRTLIPGCGSGWEAVLLAEHSWRTTALDFSPVAVERARGVLAPVLGPASTVDVVCADFFQWQSETPLDLIYERAFLCALPRKLWADWAQRVAELLPAGARLAGYFFVCEQLKGPPFGIEAAQLAELLAPHFICLEDRPVADSIPVFAGRERWQVWQRKD; encoded by the coding sequence ATGGATCAGCCAACCGCGAACCAAACTGCCGACGGAAAAACCCCGGACCAGCGCCCGGAACACCCCGACTTCTGGTGCAAGCGCTTCGGCGCCGGCACCACCCCGTGGGATGCGGGCAAGGTGCCCGATGATTTCGCTGCCTTTGTCGCTGCCGAAACGACGCCACTGCGCACCCTGATCCCCGGCTGCGGTAGCGGCTGGGAAGCGGTGCTGCTCGCAGAACACAGCTGGCGCACCACCGCCCTCGATTTTTCGCCGGTCGCCGTCGAGCGGGCGCGTGGCGTGCTCGCTCCGGTGCTCGGGCCAGCTTCCACGGTCGACGTTGTCTGCGCCGATTTTTTCCAGTGGCAATCGGAAACACCGCTCGACCTGATCTATGAACGCGCCTTCCTCTGCGCCCTGCCGCGCAAGCTGTGGGCCGACTGGGCGCAGCGCGTCGCCGAACTGCTGCCGGCCGGCGCCCGGCTGGCCGGCTATTTCTTCGTCTGCGAGCAACTCAAAGGTCCGCCCTTCGGGATCGAGGCAGCACAGCTCGCCGAACTGCTGGCCCCGCATTTCATCTGCCTTGAAGATCGCCCGGTCGCCGACTCGATCCCGGTGTTTGCCGGCCGCGAACGCTGGCAGGTCTGGCAACGCAAGGACTGA
- a CDS encoding hypoxanthine-guanine phosphoribosyltransferase has translation MTSEMNEIKRAMAEADCLATPEQVDAALDRMAAEITARLADSNPLVYTVMNGGLIIAGRLLARLNFPLETAYLHASRYGHQLSGNSLLDWRVRPTQELKGRTVLVIDDILDEGHTLTAICQYLRDQGAASVQTAVLVHKDHERKAVPGMRADFSGLDIPDRFLFGCGMDYKGYWRNAPGIYALKGH, from the coding sequence ATGACCAGCGAGATGAATGAAATCAAGCGTGCGATGGCCGAGGCCGACTGCCTTGCCACCCCGGAACAGGTCGACGCTGCGCTCGACCGGATGGCAGCCGAGATCACCGCTCGCCTGGCCGACAGCAACCCGCTGGTGTACACCGTGATGAACGGCGGCCTGATCATCGCCGGCCGCCTGCTCGCCCGCCTCAACTTTCCGCTCGAAACGGCCTACCTGCATGCCAGCCGCTACGGTCATCAACTGTCCGGCAACAGCCTGCTCGACTGGCGCGTGCGCCCGACCCAGGAACTCAAGGGCCGCACCGTGCTGGTGATCGACGACATCCTCGACGAAGGTCACACCCTGACCGCGATCTGCCAGTACCTGCGCGACCAGGGGGCTGCCAGCGTACAAACCGCCGTGCTGGTGCACAAGGATCACGAGCGCAAGGCGGTTCCCGGCATGCGTGCCGATTTTTCCGGCCTCGACATCCCCGACCGTTTCCTTTTTGGCTGCGGCATGGACTATAAGGGCTACTGGCGCAACGCTCCCGGCATTTACGCACTCAAGGGGCATTGA
- a CDS encoding uroporphyrinogen-III synthase — protein sequence MASDGVLAGRTIVVTRPLAQCGPLAEAIRAAGGEPLVFPLLEILPADDPAPLVAAVEQLASYRVAIFISPNAVDHALPAIIAAGGWPAGLLPAAVGQGTVKALAAHGVHGCIAPTERFDSEALLELPELARERIAGQRIAIFRGDGGRELLGDTLRARGATVDPVTCYRRLGPSAGAQPLLAAWKNRSLDALTVSSSEGLRYLWDLLPEEGRLALAETPVFVPHARIAENAKIIGLQKIILTEAADQGILRALRAYNWQR from the coding sequence ATGGCCAGCGACGGCGTTCTCGCCGGCCGGACCATCGTCGTGACCCGGCCGCTGGCCCAATGCGGGCCGCTGGCCGAGGCGATCCGAGCCGCTGGCGGCGAGCCGCTGGTCTTTCCCCTGCTCGAAATCCTGCCGGCCGATGATCCGGCACCTTTGGTGGCGGCGGTTGAGCAGCTGGCCAGCTACCGGGTGGCGATTTTCATCAGCCCAAACGCGGTCGACCACGCCTTGCCGGCGATTATCGCGGCTGGCGGCTGGCCGGCCGGCTTGCTGCCGGCGGCGGTCGGCCAGGGTACGGTCAAGGCCCTGGCGGCGCATGGCGTGCATGGCTGCATCGCGCCGACCGAGCGTTTTGACTCGGAGGCCTTGCTCGAACTCCCCGAGCTCGCGAGGGAGCGGATCGCCGGCCAGCGGATCGCGATCTTTCGCGGCGACGGCGGCCGCGAACTGCTCGGCGACACCCTGCGTGCGCGCGGTGCGACGGTCGATCCGGTGACCTGTTACCGTCGCCTCGGCCCGTCGGCCGGTGCCCAGCCCCTGCTGGCTGCCTGGAAAAATCGGTCTCTCGATGCGTTGACCGTGTCGAGCAGCGAAGGCCTGCGTTACCTCTGGGATTTGCTGCCGGAAGAAGGGCGCTTGGCGCTCGCGGAAACCCCGGTTTTCGTGCCGCATGCCAGAATTGCCGAAAATGCTAAAATCATCGGTTTGCAAAAAATAATCCTTACCGAAGCGGCGGATCAGGGCATTTTGCGCGCCCTGCGTGCTTATAATTGGCAGCGATGA
- the purD gene encoding phosphoribosylamine--glycine ligase has translation MKLLVIGSGGREHAMAWKLAQTPGLQKVYVAPGNAGTAREHELENINITDPEALADFAEQNKIHLTLVGPEAPLAAGVVNVFRARGLKIFGPTKEAAQLESSKDFAKRFMARHAIPTAEFETFSDAAAAHAYIDRKGAPIVIKADGLAAGKGVVVAMSLEEAHAAIDDMLSGNKLGDAGARVVIEEFLDGEEASFIVMVDGKNVLALASSQDHKRIFDGDQGPNTGGMGAYSPAPCVTPEVHAKAMREIIMPTVRGMLADGIPFTGFLYAGLMIGKDGSVKTLEFNCRMGDPETQPILMRLKSDFVTLLEHGIAGTLDQIEAEWDRRVALGVVLAAANYPETPKKGDVIGGLPAGNSFGDDCHVFHAGTAERDGCVITNGGRVLCVTALGENVKLAQKRAYEAAAQIAWEGLQYRKDIGYRAIGR, from the coding sequence ATGAAACTACTGGTTATCGGTTCCGGCGGCCGCGAGCACGCCATGGCCTGGAAGCTGGCCCAAACCCCCGGTCTGCAGAAGGTGTACGTCGCCCCGGGTAACGCCGGCACGGCGCGCGAGCACGAGCTGGAAAACATCAACATCACCGACCCGGAAGCCCTGGCTGATTTCGCCGAGCAGAACAAGATTCACCTCACCCTGGTCGGCCCGGAAGCCCCGCTGGCGGCCGGCGTGGTCAATGTCTTCCGCGCCCGCGGCCTGAAGATCTTCGGCCCGACCAAGGAAGCCGCCCAGCTCGAGTCCTCCAAGGATTTCGCCAAGCGCTTCATGGCCCGCCACGCCATCCCGACCGCTGAATTCGAGACCTTCTCAGACGCCGCCGCGGCGCACGCCTACATTGACCGCAAGGGCGCCCCGATCGTCATCAAGGCCGATGGCCTGGCTGCCGGCAAGGGCGTCGTCGTCGCCATGAGCCTCGAAGAAGCCCACGCCGCCATCGACGACATGCTCTCCGGCAACAAGCTCGGCGATGCCGGCGCCCGCGTCGTGATCGAGGAATTCCTCGACGGCGAAGAAGCCAGCTTCATCGTCATGGTCGACGGCAAGAACGTCCTCGCCCTGGCCTCCAGCCAGGACCACAAGCGCATCTTCGACGGCGACCAGGGCCCGAACACCGGCGGCATGGGTGCCTACTCCCCGGCTCCGTGCGTGACGCCGGAAGTGCACGCCAAGGCGATGCGCGAGATTATCATGCCGACCGTACGCGGCATGCTGGCCGACGGCATCCCCTTCACCGGCTTCCTCTACGCTGGCCTGATGATCGGCAAGGACGGCTCGGTCAAGACCCTTGAATTCAACTGCCGCATGGGCGACCCGGAAACCCAGCCGATCCTGATGCGCCTGAAATCCGACTTCGTCACCCTGCTCGAGCACGGCATCGCCGGCACCCTCGACCAGATCGAAGCCGAATGGGATCGCCGCGTCGCACTCGGCGTGGTCCTCGCCGCCGCCAACTACCCGGAAACTCCGAAAAAAGGCGACGTGATCGGCGGCCTGCCGGCCGGCAACAGCTTTGGCGACGACTGTCACGTTTTCCATGCCGGCACCGCCGAGCGGGACGGCTGCGTGATCACCAACGGCGGTCGCGTGCTCTGTGTCACCGCCCTCGGCGAAAACGTCAAACTGGCCCAGAAGCGGGCTTACGAAGCAGCAGCCCAGATCGCCTGGGAAGGCCTGCAGTACCGCAAGGACATCGGCTATCGCGCGATTGGCCGGTAA
- the hemF gene encoding oxygen-dependent coproporphyrinogen oxidase, with translation MTHEPIPTQALKDFFTGLQASIVAELEAFDGQAFRTDSWTRPEGGGGISRLIEEGNFFERGGVNFSHVTGKSLPASATAVRPQLAGRAWEAMGVSLVLHPRNPYCPTAHMNVRCFVATKEGEAPVWWFGGGMDMTPYYGQREDVAHFHRTCRDALMPFGDEVYPKYKDWCDEYFFLKHRNEPRGVGGIFFDDLNEGGFTRCFALTQAVGKAFTNAYLPVLAKRREMPYGERERDFQAYRRGRYVEFNLVWDRGTLFGLQSGGRTESILMSLPPVVKWRYDWQPETGTPEAELYEVFLKPTDWLA, from the coding sequence ATGACCCACGAACCGATACCGACTCAAGCGCTGAAAGACTTTTTCACCGGCCTGCAGGCCAGCATCGTCGCCGAACTCGAAGCCTTCGACGGCCAGGCCTTCCGCACCGATAGCTGGACCCGCCCGGAAGGCGGCGGCGGGATTTCTCGGCTGATCGAAGAGGGCAACTTCTTCGAGCGCGGCGGCGTCAATTTCTCGCACGTTACCGGCAAATCCCTCCCCGCCTCCGCCACCGCAGTGCGTCCGCAACTCGCCGGCCGTGCCTGGGAAGCGATGGGCGTTTCGCTGGTGCTGCACCCACGCAATCCCTACTGCCCGACCGCGCACATGAACGTCCGCTGCTTCGTCGCCACCAAGGAAGGCGAAGCCCCGGTCTGGTGGTTCGGCGGCGGCATGGACATGACCCCTTACTACGGTCAACGCGAGGATGTCGCGCATTTTCACCGCACCTGCCGCGACGCGCTGATGCCTTTTGGCGACGAGGTGTATCCCAAGTACAAAGACTGGTGCGATGAGTATTTCTTCCTCAAGCACCGCAATGAGCCGCGCGGGGTTGGCGGCATCTTCTTCGACGATCTCAACGAAGGCGGCTTCACCCGCTGCTTCGCACTGACCCAGGCGGTCGGCAAGGCCTTCACCAACGCCTATCTGCCGGTCCTCGCCAAACGCCGCGAGATGCCCTATGGCGAACGCGAGCGCGATTTTCAGGCCTACCGCCGTGGCCGCTATGTCGAATTCAACCTGGTCTGGGATCGCGGTACGCTGTTCGGCCTGCAATCCGGCGGCCGCACCGAGTCGATCCTGATGTCGCTGCCGCCCGTCGTCAAATGGCGCTACGACTGGCAGCCGGAAACCGGAACGCCGGAAGCCGAGCTCTACGAAGTCTTCCTCAAGCCGACCGACTGGCTGGCTTAG